A single window of Cervus canadensis isolate Bull #8, Minnesota chromosome 17, ASM1932006v1, whole genome shotgun sequence DNA harbors:
- the FAN1 gene encoding fanconi-associated nuclease 1, translating into MMSVGKSSKKRPRTSLSSSKTKQNESNSIISFFNNAPPAKLACPICSKMVPRYDLNRHLDEMCADHGNMTPGGPGHVGLSSNVPTIDLTNNALEDITPEKSSPSTINLTPCQNDSAKMGKKQQTSPYFKSKGDSVCRNQEELRHHNVKVISLGSLSSKLSRRYIKAKRSLNQNEGFTNQSLQRSSCTRVKSLVDQHLEVEGQDPLLENSSQKENIFTGDSQEELSTPAHTVESTKVEEAEGQTAAQECEQSTLTPACTGDVPVFSSDLILGHRKSASKDHLAKQESVKGVDGEVTEKCETGHYEEVKMTIVSEVTNQGSHREAKPPSSTVGASIQTNSQMLPPESDSSLEDKITHQMPLEKRSSCDVSWVTSPEVPDHPYYLRSFLVVLKAVFENEEDRMLFDEQEKGIVTKFHQLSANGQKLYVRLFQRKFGWIKVNKLAYEEISADLTPVVGELTHAGFLQTESELQELPEVLELLSAPELKALAKTFHLASAHGQKQQLVDAFLRLAKQPSVCTWGRNQPGIGAVILKRAKDVAGCSLRVSRGPRAVFSRALLLFSLSDMVEDEDAACGGQGQLSTVLLVNLGRLEFPRYTINRKTPIFQDRDDLIRYAVAAHMLNDISTAMASGAWEEARELARCAKQNWDGLKDHPSLRYHENLPLFLRCFTVGWVYTRILSRNVEILQRLHLYKEAVEELENLLSQDVYCPDSRGRWWDRLALNLHQHLKRLEPAVQCIAAGLADPHVRTGHRLALYQRAARLRASPSGQKYMHLLRQLPEVTVEDVRHVTVTGRLCPQRGSGKSVFMLEAGGATPATLLCSVEELALAHYRHCGFDQGIHGEGSTFSTLFGLLLWDIIFMDGVPDAFRNAYQAAPLDLCTDSFFESRAPAMEARLQQIHSAPEESLRAWVAAAWQAQEGRVSSLVSWDRFSSLQQAQDLVSCLGGSILSGVCRRLAVDFRHCRGGLPDLVVWSSQSHHVKLVEVKGPHDRLSQKQMIWLDELRRLGADVEVCHVAAVGARSRGPD; encoded by the exons ATGATGTCTGTAGGCAAATCCTCAAAAAAAAGGCCTCGTACAAGTTTATCAAGCAGCAAGACTAAACAAAATGAATCTAACTCTATTATTTCGTTTTTTAACAATGCACCCCCTGCTAAACTTGCCTGCCCTATTTGTAGTAAGATGGTGCCAAGATATGACCTGAACCGGCACCTTGATGAAATGTGTGCTGACCACGGCAACATGACTCCAGGTGGTCCGGGGCATGTTGGCCTAAGTTCAAACGTGCCCACCATAGATTTGACCAATAATGCCTTAGAAGATATAACGCCAGAGAAGTCGTCACCATCAACAATAAATTTAACCCCTTGTCAAAATGATTCagcaaaaatgggcaaaaaacagCAGACCAGCCCCTACTTTAAAAGTAAAGGTGACTCGGTGTGCAGAAATCAAGAAGAGCTGAGACATCATAATGTAAAAGTCATTTCTCTGGGAAGCCTGTCCTCTAAATTGTCCAGAAGATACATAAAGGCTAAAAGATCCCTGAATCAGAATGAGGGGTTCACTAATCAGAGTCTGCAGAGGTCCTCATGCACAAGGGTTAAGAGCCTGGTTGATCAGCATTTGGAGGTGGAGGGCCAGGATCCACTTCTGGAGAATAGCTCTCAAAAGGAGAACATATTTACTGGTGATTCTCAGGAGGAGCTGAGCACCCCAGCACATACAGTGGAAAGCACTAAGGTGGAGGAAGCTGAAGGCCAGACAGCTGCCCAGGAATGTGAGCAGTCAACCCTAACACCTGCCTGCACAGGTGATGTGCCTGTGTTTTCATCAGATTTAATTCTCGGGCATAGAAAGTCTGCTTCTAAGGACCATCTTGCAAAGCAGGAGAGTGTCAAAGGAGTAGATGGTGAAGTTACTGAAAAATGTGAGACAGGTCATTATGAAGAGGTGAAAATGACTATTGTTTCAGAAGTGACAAATCAGGGCTCACATCGGGAGGCAAAACCTCCGAGTTCCACAGTTGGTGCTTCTATACAGACCAACAGCCAAATGCTTCCTCCAGAATCTGACAGTAGCTTAGAGGATAAAATCACTCATCAGATGCCTTTGGAGAAGAGGTCAAGCTGTGATGTGTCCTGGGTCACAAGTCCAGAAGTGCCAGACCATCCTTACTACCTTCGGAGTTTCCTGGTGGTGCTGAAAGCCGTGTTTGAGAATGAAGAAGACAGGATGCTCTTTGATGAACAGGAGAAGGGCATTGTAACTAAGTTTCATCAGTTATCAG CCAATGGTCAGAAGTTATACGTAAGACTTTTTCAACGTAAGTTTGGCTGGATTAAGGTGAACAAGCTGGCCTATGAAGAGATCTCTGCTGACTTAACCCCTGTGGTTGGAGAGCTGACACATGCAGGCTTCCTGCAGACAG aatctgAGTTGCAGGAACTCCCTGAGGTGCTGGAGCTCCTTTCTGCTCCGGAACTGAAAGCCCTGGCAAAGACCTTCCACCTGGCAAGTGCTCATgggcagaagcagcagctggTGGACGCGTTCCTCAGATTGGCCAAGCAGCCTTCAGTCTGTACTTGGGGCCGGAACCAGCCTGGCATTGGCGCAGTGATCCTGAAAAG AGCTAAAGACGTGGCGGGATGTTCCCTGAGAGTCTCTCGAGGCCCTCGGGCAGTATTTTCCCGGGCCCTGCTGCTCTTCTCCTTGAGCGACATGGTGGAAGATGAGGATGCCGCCTGTGGGGGCCAGGGTCAGCTCTCCACTGTGCTGCTGGTCAACCTGGGCCGCTTGGAGTTCCCCAGATACACCATCAATCGGAAGACCCCGATCTTCCAGGACAGGGATGATCTCATTAG GTACGCGGTAGCCGCACACATGCTGAATGACATCTCCACGGCGATGGCCAGCGGGGCCTGGGAGGAGGCTAGGGAGCTCGCTCGGTGTGCAAAGCAGAACTGGGATGGACTGAAAGACCACCCGTCCCTGAG GTACCATGAGAATTTACCGCTCTTCCTCCGGTGTTTTACCGTTGGGTGGGTTTACACGAGGATTTTGTCCCGAAACGTTGAAATACTGCAGAGACTTCACCTGTACAAG GAAGCCGTGGAGGAGCTTGAAAACCTCTTGTCCCAGGACGTGTACTGTCCCGACAGTAGGGGCCGATGGTGGGACCGGCTGGCCCTTAACTTACACCAGCACCTGAAGCGCCTGGAGCCG GCTGTCCAGTGCATCGCTGCAGGGCTGGCCGATCCTCACGTCCGGACAGGCCACCGCCTGGCACTGTACCAAAGGGCCGCGCGCCTGCGGGCCTCTCCCAGCGGCCAGAAGTACATGCACCTCCTCCGCCAGCTCCCAGAGGTCACCGTGGAGGATGTCAGACAC GTGACTGTCACAGGCCGGCTGTGCCCACAGCGTGGATCAGGGAAGTCTGTCTTCATGCTGGAGGCTGGGGGAGCCACCCCTGCCACTCTCCTGTGCTCTGTGGAGGAGCTGGCGCTGGCCCATTATAGACACTGCGGCTTCGACCAGG GGATCCATGGGGAGGGGTCCACCTTCAGCACCCTGTTTGGCCTCCTGCTGTGGGACATCATATTCATGGATGGGGTGCCAGACGCCTTCAGAAACGCCTATCAG GCGGCCCCGCTGGACCTCTGCACAGACAGTTTCTTCGAGAGCAGGGCACCAGCCATGGAAGCCCGGCTGCAGCAGATCCACAGCGCCCCTGAGGAGAGCCTGCGGGCCTGGGTGGCAGCTGCGTGGCAGGCCCAGGAAGGCAGGGTGTCCTCCCTGGTCAGCTGGGATCGCTTCTCTTCTCTGCAGCAAGCCCAG GATCTTGTGTCCTGCCTAGGGGGCTCCATCCTCAGTGGCGTGTGCCGGCGCCTGGCTGTGGACTTCCGGCACTGCCGAGGGGGCCTCCCCGACCTGGTTGTGTGGAGCTCCCAGAGTCATCACGTCAAG CTGGTGGAAGTGAAGGGACCCCACGACCGGCTGTCGCAGAAGCAGATGATCTGGCTGGACGAGCTGCGCCGGCTGGGGGCGGATGTGGAGGTCTGCCACGTGGCTGCAGTCGGGGCCAGGAGCAGGGGTCCTGACTGA